A window of Ananas comosus cultivar F153 linkage group 11, ASM154086v1, whole genome shotgun sequence genomic DNA:
CCGACTTGTAGGAAAATCCGGGATACGGCGGTGTAAAGTGATACCGTTAACGCAAAGTCGGTAGCGACAATGCAGAGAATGCCGACTTCGTggatatttttcatttttcccctaataaaacaaattatttcatataactACAGAAACACACTGATAGAGCGCATATCGCTCCCTCGTCGCCTCCGTCCCGGCGAGTACAACCACATCCAAAACCCTCGCATGGCGGCGCCCTCCCTTCTCCTCCATCGCCATTGCTTCCACCACCTCTCGCGCCCTTCCCTTTGCCCTAGTTGTGTAATCCTTCGGCGTAGATCTCTTCTCCGCTCATATTCGACCCGTTCCTCTCCCAATCGCACCTCCGTAGAGCCAAAGCTCCACAAGTACGAgataaaccctagaaattaTTGGGACGACTTCTACAAGCGTCACCACAACAAGGTTcacatctccctctccttctctttttcctctccTGAATCTCTTTCTCCTGACGTGTGTGTAGTGGATTCTACGTTGTTGCAGTTCTTTAAGGATCGGCATTACCTGGAGAAGGATTGGGGTAGCTACTTCTCCGTGAGTGTGATGTTTGGATTTAGTGAAAGTATCTCATTTTCTGAGGCGGAGGATTACctacttttttccttttaattttaCCTAATTTCAGTGCCATAGTGGAAATGAGGAACCTTGTCTTGATCCGAAGGTTGTATTGGAGGTTAGTGATTGGAATTCCCTTATTTGATTTGCCAAGGCATTGTAAATAAACTGTGTTTGTTTGTTATTTTGATCTACTATTTTCAGGTAGATCTTCAAAGTGATCTAAACTGTGACAATATATGCAGCTTTGAAATTTTCGTCCTTGGTGTTAAACTTGTTGCATTAGAAATACTCCGCACGGACTTTGACACCATATATGTAAATGTGTAGATGCAGATAGGAGTGAAACCATCCCACTGTAGCTAACAGTGAAGTGGAACTGAGGGATTCTGCCCAACTGAAAATATTAATGTGCATTTCTCTCTGTGTTTTTAGGAGTTTAAGATTTTTCAATTCTAATGCACAGTTTTCTTGTATTTCATGGAGTTTCAGACGCTAATGCATTAGGCTTTTGCTTCTTGGTAAGACACACAGACCATTGTTTTGATCATATTTTGTTCCAGGTTGGCTGTGGAGCCGGCAATACTCTTTCCCCACTGCTCAATGCATTCCCTGATATTTTTGTTCATGCTTGCGATTTCTCGCCTCACGCAGTTGAGCTTCTCAAGGTATacaatttttatagttttagcTCATTTGATTGGATTTTGGTGATCAATCCATTATTTCTTTAGTTCTAAATTTCCTCATATGGTACTTTCGCACTATGAAACATGACTAAAAGATTCAGATAACAAACTTATTGATTAAAtaaatccctctctctctcaaacctATTGTTAATGCTAAACTAACTTGGCAACAACATATTTAGGCCTCGTatcttgtttgtttttttatgtttttaaacactaattctatataatttaatgtgttGGAGGTAAGGCTTTCCTTTGTTGACTAGCTTACAATACATCTAGCTAAGTAATAGATGATaacttgtttaaaaaaattttggaagtaaaaaaaagttgcttccgactttttattatttgttgctAATTAAACACTTTGGATGAAGTGGTTGCAATCAATCCACTGTCCACTCCTACTGTCCTACACCTTTTTGATttacaaaattctatttaaaaaaataaaaaacaaacacgATGCCAAACGAGGCCCTAGTCAGCCAATTAAATCAACAATAAGACACCCTAGTCTGTGAGTTAGCTTTTTATTAGCCTGATTCTTGATAGAATCTGCATCTTTTCCATTTCAATTAACAGGAACAGGGAACTTTTAAGTCTGATCGGATGAATGCTTTTGTTTGTGATGTCACAGTGGATGACCTTTGCAACAAAATAGAGCCGGCGTCAGTGGATATTGTCACTATGGTGATTTGAAAATACACCAGCAAAAGTTGTTATATGTTTTCATTGTTTTTCTATTGTACATATATTTTGatgcattagtagatttttatGTTGTCTGCAGTTCCCCCAGTAAAGATGCCTTTGGTATTACAAAACATTATAAATGTGCTTAAGGTAAGTTTATCTTTATTGGTGATAAAAGGTCTTATAGAAATTTGTCTCTTATAAAGTAGATTATCATTAACTTTATCATTTTCAGCCTGGTGGTTTCTTGCTTTTCCGCGATTATGCTATGGGTGACTTTGCTCAGGTAGATCTTCTCATCTCTTTTTAGAGGATGCACTGTTTTTGGGAATCCATTGTTGTGCCAAAAATCAAGTTATTGCTATCTTCAACAAGAAGTACTGCATGAAATTTCTCTTCAAGTTTTTTTCGTTGTTTCTTAATATTCTCTATGTGCTATGCACCAGAAAAGTTGTTATAACCATTTAGTTGACAGAGAATTGAACTACTTTGCTGCCACTTCCTTCtgcctttttatttctttcaaaCAGCAGTGTTAGCATGAAAGTAATTACTGATAAATTTGCAGGAAAAGCTTGCCGACAAAGATCAGATAATCAGTGAGAACTTCTGTGTCAGGGGTGATGGAATTGTGGGGGCCCttacattttccttttttagctGAGTATACTTTTGTGTTTTGTCACATCAACGGTATTCTCTTCTAATGCTTTAGCATCACGATCCCAGGGTGCTTACTACTTTTCTGAAGGTTTTCTCTCTGGATTGTTTGAAAGAAACGGCTTCAAGAAGATAGAAGTGAGCGTCTACCACAAACAGATTGTAAATCACTTGAGAAATGTAGTGATGAATAGGTATGGGAAACTTCTACATGCTATTGTACAAGATTATTTCCTACCTACTCTTCTTTGATGTTAATGTTTTGCAATGTTCATATATCCTACTATTTCGGATGTTATAAAACTTTATTGTGTGATACCAAATGTAGCATATATGAGTCCATTACACTCATGAATTTAGTGCATGCAGCATAATTAACTATACTTAAGAAGATCAAAGATTTCAAGTATAAATAACTGGAAACATTCATGCTCTTCATCCTATTTATCTCAAGCTGGTTACTGGCTTTCAAAGTTTATTATGTATGTTGGGTGTATGCTGTGACCATATATTGGGAACCAAATTTCAGGAAAGATTAAGACATGGTCCCAGAGTCCTTTATTGTTTTGGAATGCATAATTACCTTCAGACATGGTTCCCGGCATGATTTCTTTTACATTTCAGATTGAgctattattaatgatctaaactaatatattttatccAATTGGTAGACAAGAGATGTGTTATATACTACCAAAAAGCTACTTAATGACTTTGTGCCGGCATTTATAACTGAaatagggagaaaaaaaaagaagacaaagaGACAATCATATTATTTTGCTTGAATGTCCAGCTTACATGTTCAAGTAAAGCATGCCTTAGTGTAGTTTTCAGTGACAGAACAAATGTGCTCATTTTTCTAGTTTTTTCTGCAATCACATTAGTCAGCTGTAGCCATCTGAAAATGCATGACtattacaaacaaaaattttctcACAAGTAATCCGTTTATAAACCGTGTAAACAGGTGCGTTCTAATATCGGAAGAAAAATATCCTATTGCTTTAGAATAAGTTCTGCACTTGTGCAGTTTTGTCTGACTTGTTAAAGGAATTTTCTCCAACAAACCTtctagattttttaaattatatgcaagGCTTCTAATTTTCTTGGTTATATTACTTCATGACTTTATACGACAGGCGCTGGATTCGTGCTACATTTTGTAATACTAGTTGCCATAATGTGCACTCAACAATGTCTGAGCAAACGGTTGTTGACAAGGTATACTCTGAATGATGGCTATAGATCCTTTTGCTGTAGAGAAGTCTTAAACCTTGCTTCTGAAATCTGAAAGCTGAACATCGTGCAGATCAAGAATACGCTGTTAGGTAATGAGCTCTATCCATGTTTTTGTGGAAGAGCTCTTGCTTCTCTACTCCATTAGTAGCAGACAGCCATTTGGCAAACAACTACTACATTACTTTTACTAAAGCAATGAAATGAAATGAGCCTCTAGATGctcaaaagcaaaagcttcaaattgaagcttttCCATTTGCTGCAGCtcatttccttttttcttttttttttcttttcaaacccTTCTTGGAGAACAGATTAAGTAATGTAGATCataattagttttattttattttttttaattttattttgatggCCTAGATTTGGGTGCTATTATTTCGGcatttattatcttttctttaTTCTAGTCAAATAAAATCCATTTATACTATTGATTAAAGCTAACCCATGAAGTGTCAATACCTTGTTACCTGTTGGTTGCTGTAGATGCAGAGTAAGCACACTGGAATTATGGAAAAGTCGCAGACAGGAAGAATATGGCATTAGGGCAAGATAAAGAAGTCAAAGATGAATCATTTATTTGTAAAGGTGCTCGTGCTTAATAAGATTTAGCTGTTCTTGAATTgaggggaagaagaggaaaaactCGGAGACTTTCTCTCCAGATTTTTGGTCAAGATTTGCTACATTTCGCAAAATCTCACTTGTGTTGTAATATTCTCTTACTAAATAAGCAAATTTATTGTATGCGCGCATATTGACAATTACATTGGTAAATGATGGTTAATTGTTTTCTATTTTAAGCAAGTTCTTCAATTTCGAAAGCTAAGTCCTTATAAAAGTGCACTTGTATTGCATGCCATTCGAGAAGTTGCACAAAATTGGGAGAATATTACAACTTTTCAAATTATTCTGTTGTGTAAGATTTAAATTCTGTGGCATCAAACTTATTCTGGACTCTGGAGCTCTCTATTTCTTTAGCTTTTGGTTGAGTGTTGGAATAGCTTTTGACTCTTTTTGGCCTGCATTTCTAATTAAGGGAATCGGGTCTCAAGCCATTTCCTATTGACCACTCTCAAAAAAGATTAGATTCGTGACATTACATGTAAAAAATGATATAATGCGCCAAAAAGAAAATCCATATCCTTTTGTCCCTTCAAAGTGTGCTTTTAATTAAAGGACAAATTGTTACATGCCATTTATCCAAAATTTAGTTGTTCTTGAATTAGAGGTTGGGAGACCttgttttgtttgtttgatCTGACTTTTAaaataggggcaattgcctatatacttctgaaaagttttcaattttcttatttacccctcttagaatgctaatattgaaaatatccttcttatgttccaagtctttctaatatacccccgGAGTTAAGTTTCGTTAGTgagctgccgttatctctgaaaaattatcattttgcctattccaatatacccttctaccgcaattaacttttcttatatacccttcatatgcaaatacttttcttatttgcccttcaaatattaattaattaattaagcacgtcgGAAGCAAGCAGATGAACGGATGAGATCGATCACAGCTAAACCAACCTTGGTGGctggaggcatagttagttaattcggattcggcaaaaattcagtacggatataattcggataaaatttgtcttttaatttttaaattcgttgaaaaataagGCTAAGAAACGGATTCGGTagttattcggatacgtgatttatacgggtattatacgttcaccaattaaaaatttgggatcaaatataatttttaaaaatttggtattatactatatatattattattataatatttatatagagattaaatatatttaaaattataataaacatatactaataatatataagagttatatatttaaaaatattaataaataattacaaatttataaataaaatattatataataatatttctatataaaaataaaatactatatgtatatattttataaataaaattatatatatatatatatataatatatatatatataatatatatatatatatatatataatatatatataaatatatatatatatagtccggctactatactattgatagtatcaagcctttgatactattaagttttttaccgttagatttaccctttgattatttccacccattagattatactattaaaccaaccacctactcaaccctaggagatcactatcattctaaccgcacatcctttcattcaacggccaaaaactcaatagtaccaagggcttcgtactattgatagtatagtagcataattctatagagtccggctactatgctattaatagcacgaagcacttggtgctaccaagttttctgctgttagatctaccattttgatcattttcacNtatatatatatatataatgagagggaggtccacggtggaccttcCTCTCATCtggtccacgaggccaaactGGCCTTGTGGACCGCGCACACCCAAGGGCGAGGGCGCGCCGCGGTCGGGCGTCCGCGAGGGCGACAGCGCGCCGCGCTCCGACGTCCGCAAGGGCGTGGGTATGGTGCGGTCGAGCGTGCTAGGGGAGGGGTGCTGGTTGCGGGCGACCCAGAGGTCCATGATCTTGCGAGCGGCGTCGGTGCTCTCGTGCATGAGGCGGGCGACCTCGGCCTTGGGCAGACGTAGGCGGAGCGTGCGGGCGCCGTCGGGGTAGGCGTGGGTGTGGGAGTTGAGGAGGGAgaggtcggaggaggaggacgacgatgaTTCAACAAATTCATAGGCTCTcggcgccggccaaggcggcggaggaggaggaggacgacaagaGCGGCGAGAGGGGTGGTGGTCTGGGAGGAGATGAtgcgaggtggaggcggaggagccgccGATCAcgttgggagagaaagagaataacTTAAGGAATTAACATAATAAGATAggggtaaaatatatattttatatagattttaattctagtatacatttaacccatatTTAACTcgagttaagctaacaggggataactgcgggagtattttggaataatggtggaacatatgagaggcattttagaaagaaaaaaagaaaagaaaagtagagatcggatatttccaaacgcatgagaggtatataggcaattatccctttaaaATGACTCTTTTAGTTCGCCAAGCATCATAGCTCGCATAACAATTTTAgagttttattaattttaagatctaaaaaatagaaatcctGATTGAAATATTctcattttttgaaatattttagcTAGAAGGATAAATGCTACTGATTccacatacataatatatagttaGCAGTTAATTCAATTTAACCGTAATTTCAAACATCAACTTTCATAAGGTATTAATTAAGAAACCTGAATGACTTATTTAGTTATCATTTCTTAAGAATACGAGATACAATTTAGACGAAAATAACAAGTTGTTTCTCTAGACTCCCTGTGACCTATCACCAAGCAATTCAGTTAAATATTTTGatgatatatatagtttttagtGTCCAAATCTTACTCTCATCTATTTTAAGAAAAGACATAAAATAACTCACAATTAGAGTTATATTATGCACATTCCCTTTACATCCAAGTAGATGAAGTAGCAGGATTAGTGCAACTAGGCATTTAGTGTGATTCTTGCATCACGCGggccccatatatatatatatatatatatacctctcaaaactaACCAATTCAATGCATCATCTTCTATTTTACACCACACCACCTTTCCCTTCTCTTTTCCATTCCAGATTAGTGTTTAATGTAATTTAACAAGCAATTTGATCTAATAAAACTTTGTAATGCAACGGAGGTCATTGTCAACGACATTCGTACCGCATGTTAATTAAAAGACagaaagaaaaattagttatatatGGATGAGGTGGTACAAGAAAAATTTAGGGACTCTTCTGGTTATATGTAGTTATAACTACATTACAGTTATAACTACATATATGTAGATTCAAATTCGGTGTTTAATTTGATGCGTTTGAATTCAATTGCTACAGTTGGAATTGTATAAGGAGgttcctttattttttaaatagaaaatactatttttttcgacattactgatatatataaaatgataaaattttaaaagtacaaatctCAACTTcatacaaccaaacaaattatttatagttataatattttgtactAATTCAACCAAATAAGATTTATATAATTATGACtgtcatatttttaattacatgcatttttaactatactgtatttttaattatatctaattaaataattCTTTAGTTGCAGTTGTCATCAAAATGAGATAATTTCATCTGCCATTCTtacatcaaaaatataaatctcaAATTAAGCTCCGGAGAAAATGGATGCATGAACGTACGTTCTCAAATTGGGATGGTCCCAGCATATCTTTTTTTGAGGGaaagaatatataatttgagaTGGCTAGTTTAATTATAAGGAGCCAATATTGAAAATAACAAACCATTTATTCCTCTCAACCCTAGAGGTGATTAACAAACCAAACCCCCATCTCCTCCTATATATAATAACCCCTACAACAATCTCCTTTCCCCACACAAAAACTCACAgcctctctactctctctctctctctctctctccagtaGTGTGTGAGGCCGCCACTTGTTCAGAccatatatatgtgtatgtatatatttaagCATGTTTCTATGGAGaaaactagctagctaggtatGCGTACATGTGTGGTATGTATGTACATGTTGCATGCATGGGGAGGGTGACAGAAGAGAGTGAGCACACATGGTgggtttcatgcatgcatgggAGAGTTCATGCTCGAAGCTATGCGTGCTCACTTCTCTATCTGTCAACCCCACCACCACTGCAATCTcatctttgtgtgtgtgtgtgcgcgcgcgcgcgctcgCGTGCGTGCGTGGGTGTGTGTGCGCTTGTgcgtgtgtgcgtgtgcgtgtgcgtgtgtgtgcgtGCTCACTTCTCTATATCTGTCAACCCCACCACCACTGCAATCTcatctttgtgtgtgtgtgtgcgcgcgcgcgcgctcgCGTGCGTGCGTGGGTGTGTGTGCGCTTGTgcgtgtgtgcgtgtgcgtgtgcgtgtgtgtgcgtGCTCACTTCTCTATATCTGTCAACCCCACCACCACTGCAATCTCATCTTTGTGGGCGCGCGCATCATTTGGCTCCTCTCTAGCTTTCATGCTATTGACAAATGAATTGTTTAAGCCTTAGCTTTTCTCTGAAATTATTATCACATGCATGGTGCATTTAATCTAGGAGACTGTTaggagggaaaaaagaaaagaagatatgCTTAGATTTTGTCATTATTTTACATTTGTTATGGTTACAAATTTGGAGAGTCACTGTGAAAGAACTAATTAAAAACTTAAGCCGATAAAGATGGTGTTTTGATATTATATAATCAACAAGAGGATGGGTCTCAAGTCCTTTTTCGTTTTCCTGATTATAATCCAATTTGGATCCAGAGCTAGATTTTTAATTTGGTTCATCGTAATCGAGTTTTGTAGCTAATTTTTGTAATCGTAGTTTTAGTAGGTAAGATAAATTCGTTATTTTATCGATTTAATTTCTTAACTTTAAATAGTTCGATCAGAAAAAAGACACGAAGTTCGTATAAGATTGTTGTGTTTTACTTTCGAAATTATAACTAGTTTCAACCTAATCTGGTgcaagatatattttttttttgagaaataggtagcttgctacctgtttcattcattaagcaaaatgaactaggcTTACATATTGGAGGCAACCAGGGCCTCCGAACCGAATCCCACGATTACCAAAAAATACAATAGAAAAACTAGACTACCCTATAGCTACCCTTACAATTAAGATACGAAAAGGAGAAACACCTCAGTCCGAAGACGaattaaaagttcaaattgTGAATTTGTAATTGAGCAGAGTTCAGAGAATTTggcattttccttttttatttccAGAAACAAGCCCAAGTCCacaaccattcattttttttttccttttatttatttatttattatttatttttccatccAATCTAATCATAAATGCTAAACATTGGGTTCAATTTTAAGCCCAATTAGTGGAAAGATAAAATGGGCCGGACCTGCAAAGGCCCAAAGTCCATAGTGCGTTTGCCACAAACCGTGAATAGTCGCCTCGAACTCCTACCAACCGTCCATCATCCTTGTCCTATTCCAAACGAACGGTGATGTCTCAGCTTGGAGTTCAGGTCCCCACCTGCTATAATCCTAATCGTTCGTCCCGTAACGACCTCTTAAAAGGTGTTCCGCCACCTAATCAAGACCGTCCATCAACAAATCCCaaacaaaatatcaaaaaccgtccgatcttcatccaacgaccCATAAACTTTCCCGCATAGTGATTTTTCTCTGCGTGCGTCGTTTACGAATAAAGGaggtagttatatatatatatatacgtacaaCCCCAAAACGCCGTTCCAAACACAGTCGACTCTTTcccgctctctccctctctctctctctctctctctctctctctctctctccgcaaTGGGGGCcgcgccggcggcggaggaggaggaggggactggggcggcgccggcgccggcaccGGCCACGCTCGCGCCGCCGTGTGCGACGCTGTATGTGGGCGACCTCGACGAGCGCGTGACGGAGAAGGAGCTTGCGAGCGCCTTCGCGGGGTTCGGCCCCATCTCCTCCATCCGCGTGTGCCGTGACCGTTGCTCGGGCGACTCCCTCCGCTATGCCTACGTTAATTTCCTCTCCTTCGCCCACGGTAACCCTAATCGCAGTACCCCAGCGTCCTcgttctctcttcttcttcctcttctttttcctcctccGGATCGAAGGTTTCTGATCCGATTTCGATGGGTTTCTTGAAGCCGATAAGGCTCGCAAGTCGATGAACCATGTCGCCCTCATGGGGCAACCCATGCGGATCATGTGGTCGAAGCGGGATCCCATTTCACGAAGGACGGGGGTCGGGAACCTCTTCGTTCGGGTACGTGACAATCCCCTTCTTTTATAGATTTTGCTTTCTTGGACAATCGATTCGTCGTTCTAATTCATCGTATCGTGAATTGACGAAACCCCTACAAAGAATTTGGGGGCGGGAGTGAACGGGGCGGAGCTGGAGAGGTTGTTCTCGGTGTACGGTGTGGTGGAGTCGTGCAAGGTGGCGGTGGACGAGATGGGGAGGAGCAAGGGTTTCGGATTCGTTCAGATGGGGTCGGAGGAGGCGGCGCTTTCCGCCATCGCAGCGCTCAATGGCAAGACCTCTACCGGCTTAAGCGAGAAGCTGTGAGTTTGTTAATCTTCTTCCgctgactctctctctctcttctttttttcttttttttttgatctagtTCTATTATAGGTCGATCCTTTCATGTGTTTCTATTTTGTGAATGTGAGTTTCTACAGC
This region includes:
- the LOC109717824 gene encoding uncharacterized methyltransferase C3H7.11-like isoform X2, which produces MQRMPTSWIFFIFPLIKQIISYNYRNTLIERISLPRRLRPGEYNHIQNPRMAAPSLLLHRHCFHHLSRPSLCPSCVILRRRSLLRSYSTRSSPNRTSVEPKLHKYEINPRNYWDDFYKRHHNKFFKDRHYLEKDWGSYFSCHSGNEEPCLDPKVVLEVGCGAGNTLSPLLNAFPDIFVHACDFSPHAVELLKEQGTFKSDRMNAFVCDVTVDDLCNKIEPASVDIVTMIFMLSAVPPVKMPLVLQNIINVLKPGGFLLFRDYAMGDFAQEKLADKDQIISENFCVRGDGIGAYYFSEGFLSGLFERNGFKKIEVSVYHKQIVNHLRNVVMNRCRVSTLELWKSRRQEEYGIRAR
- the LOC109717824 gene encoding uncharacterized methyltransferase C3H7.11-like isoform X1 produces the protein MQRMPTSWIFFIFPLIKQIISYNYRNTLIERISLPRRLRPGEYNHIQNPRMAAPSLLLHRHCFHHLSRPSLCPSCVILRRRSLLRSYSTRSSPNRTSVEPKLHKYEINPRNYWDDFYKRHHNKFFKDRHYLEKDWGSYFSCHSGNEEPCLDPKVVLEVGCGAGNTLSPLLNAFPDIFVHACDFSPHAVELLKEQGTFKSDRMNAFVCDVTVDDLCNKIEPASVDIVTMIFMLSAVPPVKMPLVLQNIINVLKPGGFLLFRDYAMGDFAQEKLADKDQIISENFCVRGDGIGAYYFSEGFLSGLFERNGFKKIEVSVYHKQIVNHLRNVVMNRRWIRATFCNTSCHNVHSTMSEQTVVDKMQSKHTGIMEKSQTGRIWH